atttttcataaaggaCCTACAAAATTCAAACATACTTATAAAAGTGAATGAGGGCAGTAATTTGAGatagtatttttaaaatcagataatttgaaatatagggagtaaaaatatatttttttttaaaagaaattggggaaaaggctcaaatatgctatccaactttgagaaaaggctaAGATATGTCATTcatttaaagtttggctcatctatatCATTTCCGTTTGAGAAAAGTCTCATCCATgccattatttattaattgaaatGACATAGATAAGTCAAATCTTATACTGATGACATATATGAGCATTTTTTCAAAGTtcaatgacatatttgagcctttttcttttttaaaaaaatgatttaattaatgGCGTGGCCTGAATCATAATTAACCatgtgtaaaaaataattttgcaaaattgaaatttttttcagttaacaaataatggcatgaatAAGTCTCTTCTCAAAAGGAAATGACATAGATAAACCAAACTTTATACGAATGGCATAATTAATCTTTTTCTCAAAAGTTcgatttcatatttgaactttttcCTTAAAAATGGCAAACTcgtaaataagaaaagaaagtcaACTAATCCAACAAACAAGAACTTTCCAAGTGATTTCCTTTGTGCTTCTTAGAAACTCAGGTGATTTCCAACAAATCAAACCTCCGAACAACCCAAGAAACAACGTCACCATTGAAACATCATCACCTCGACGACTTAACACGGTTTTTTTTTACCTGAATCCTATCAAACAAAGAAAGAGtcttcaaattaaattacagCTAAATTTTCagcgtgtatatatataacacgTAATGGCAGAGAATTTAAATATCGGAGGTGCATGCAGTACTTGGACAAGCATTCAGAATGTTATCCGAATCAATCACACAAACCGGAAAAACATCCGTCTGTTTCGATTCCAATTTTCGACGATTAAATTCGACTTTGCTTTCAATAAAACCAGTGCTTGATGATATAGAGAGACTAAACAAAGCCTTGGAAGGGAGAGAATCAGAGATTGATATATTCAAGAAGAGGTTAGAGGAAGGTGAGAAGCTTGTTCGTAAAAGCGCGAAAATCAAACGTTACAATGTGTGTAAAAGGTGGTACTATTCGAAGAAATTAGCTGATTTAGAAAAATCGACTATGAAGTTCTTTGAGGTACATGGCTTAATGCAATCATGCAGGGATAGGAAAAAGATACTTGTTGCACTCAAAGAAGAAGGAGAGAAGTTGGATGAAATTTACGCTATTTTGAAGGACATGAAACTTAATAAAACCCCAAGGATCTCTACCATATAAAGTGAAGTCTAAGGAGGATATATTTGTCGTGTGATATTGTCACACAACGAAAATATAATACTATGCAAGAAAatgttttacttatttagtCGAACAAACTatcatttgaattttatttcctAAGTATTGAACTTTATAAACGAGATTTGTAATTGatcttgaaaaataaatgaaattttcACTTTTCAGCTATAACAGATAAATGTGATTTGATAGTATAAAGTTTCCTTACACTAATGTTATAGtagtatataaattaaactcTTATAAGTTATAGGAAAGAGTCACGCATAAGGTGGTCAGTTGAAGTTATTCAGATTAAATTGagtgtatttatttttctttttacactgcgtcaatgaataaaattttgacagaaaagaaaaaggggAAAGGAgggaaattttaaattttattttgggttAGTAGTTATGGGCCAGTCTAAATGGGTCGTGAGTTTGACGAAGAGGCATACCTGTATCCAATGGATTAGTATCATGGAGCCCAAAACTAAAAAAGCCCATAGGCCTATACAAACTTGAGAATCTTATAGAAATTCCActaattaattacttagatGCATCCTAATTTGCAATGTTACGAATCATAACAGATTATGGTccgtccagatacatgtatctcagtATACATGAGTcaaaattatgtgtaatttgttctagatacactatAACCAAGTGGATACGCATGTATCTTagatacataacaaatatcGCTCACCTGCCTAGCTTCCCTTCTCATCTCGCTCATCAGTCTCCTATGTATATGGGATACATGACTATCTCGCTCGCCTatctccctattttagtgtatctggtagcaaaaatacatgtattcaTGTGTATCTTCCACAATTTATGATAGGAAACTTTTAATTAGTGTTaagatacataattatttaaaaatataaatagaattatatatatggaatgaatatatgtataataagGTAGTTTTACCTAAAACTTTGCTTATGATGCCTAAGGAAAAGTTTCCATATTGAATagtgtctttttgaaaagaaaaaaaaaatcaacatgattttttgcaaaataagaattactttatttattatttaaaaataaatggacATACATCAAGAGAGAGAAATCCATTTTatccaaaaacaaaatatttcaattttaagaatatgaaaaactaattttaattagttaaatgGCCTTTACGTTAAGATTTTctgccaaaaataaaataaaattgtagttcttctttctttgagtttggttttaaaatatcttttggGAAAAAAAAGTTTCCCAAACGTCTTTCTCCAAAAATTAGAACCAAAATTCACTCATAACATGCATCTTCATTGAGAGATGGCTGGAAGAAAATGAGAGGGATAGAGACTTAACCTGTTGAAGCATATGTATGTACTATTTTagctacttgttcatgtaaaaGGTTACGTACGTTAATTAGGCCAAAAGTGACAGCTGCAAAATGTGAATTATGGTCCCAACTTCATTAGTTCAAATTTGAGTCAATTATGGCTTCTCTTGACCTAGGATTTGGCTAGGTCAGAGGTGTTAACTCTACTTCTAATTTTTCAAAACACAAAAGGTTTATGGAATATGAATGAGTATCTGAATAATGAGATTACTATAAAACGATTGCTTAATTGTGTAATTGATTTCAATGAAAAACGTTATAATAGATTTAACAAAAGGCTAATGAAATAAAACACCAACTTAACCTAGATCCTTCAGTTGATAAATTTAAGGGTAAAAAATCTAACTATACAATCCAGGCACCCTAAAATATTGTATAACATTAGGTTTAATTAACAACAATATTCTCAATCAAAATTGTTTCTTAAAGCTTATAACATACATATTTAACGAGGATATTTTTTCCCCTCTGTCTTTACGTTTTATAAGGTTAATTAAGTTGATACCCTACATCAATATGTTTTCTtcataatttatcaattttaacattttaaaacaaaaaaactacaACGTCCTCAGTTTTATATTACTTGATACAGGTTGACCTGACacacttttaaataaatttagtaTTAGAGTtgtattttactaaactaattttatgtatatagtTATTATAATTAAGGGTAgggtgagaaaaaaaaatgataaaactctcttaatttgttaaaatagacaagtaaaatTAAACATCTACTTTTAGTATAGGAgtcaagtaaaatgaaacagaAGGAATACTAAATACTCTATGATGTGTCtcatattagttattttattttgctaCTCAAGAGTCGATGACTACTCTTCAGAGCTTAATTAAGATTAGTCttatttaatactttaaaattacaatttaaatatttaaaaactataaaaaaaaatattataagttactattatttctaatattaatataaaaggTTTACtaaaaatactaattaaaatTGACTGCAAAAGGTGTGAAACATGACAAGGACTGAATAGAGTAATTAGTATGCATTTCGGACCAAAGCTAACGGCCAGTAAGTATAACCACTTTAGTGTACATTAAGCTACATTccagataaaaaaaataacgacAACAACAGCAATAATACCGATTTATATTAACGTGACACATTGCATTCATGCACAAATAGTTCCAAACGTATAATGACAAAACAAATTAGAAGCCAAATTAGTCATAATCTTATTAGAAGATTATTAGTCAAATAAACGTGACCTCAAAGGGAAAGATCAGAAGAAACGGATGGACATTATTCAAACTGTAAATTTCACTTATCCTTGTAAATTGGGCAAGGAGAAAGATGGTTGATAAATGATTCTATGattgaaaacataattaaattttctaaaCACGTTCTTTTTAACTATTCAAATTTTTAGACGAAAGAATTACAGAATCAATTAGGGGCagaagtaaaaattaaaatacaagtTCGACCGAATTCATAATGTTTTATGATTGCATTAATTTAAGTGTTGCAATCATATATGTGTTGAATCAAATTGAATTCGCGTGTAAGATAAGAAAGGTACACGTCTTATAGTGCAAATTGGGAGGAGCAACTTTCAATATGGGCAATACAGCCACTAAAGTAGGCCTCCAACTCCACTTCAACCTCAAACCCCACTCTCTTCATGTAGCCCACCTATATATACACCTAAGTCCATTTTGAGTTACTTGACTTTCACAATCAAGTTGACCTTCTAAAAGTTCCTCTCCAATCAGAGGCGGAGCAAGTATTAGGAATTTGGGTTCTAAATTTCCTTCCTCTTCCTTAACATTGAGTTGCCAATTAATTGTGTTAGGGGTTCACAAGTTATTACTTATATTTTTGGCAAAATATAGAGTCTACGGAAAAGCTACTGGGTTTGTCCGAACCCATAGACCCCACCTAGCTCCGCCCTAGTAGTAAGAAATTGTTGGAGTAtagtaaattataataatactGAAGTGTGTTACTTTAGTGGTATAAATTCACATGAAAATAGTCAATTATTCGTGGTGTAATTCATATATTCACTAATAGCATAATCATTCACTAATTATCCACCATCAACTCATGATCTACAGTACTATGATTCCATTATTTTGTTACTTAATTTATGGAAGGAAGATGTTCTTTTGGTGAAATTTTGGATGCTTCAATTATTCTAGAGTTATTTGAGTTATACGACATAGTTGAATTGTTATATCTAATTGGAGGAAACAAGTTAAGAGTTATATTCTATATACTTAAAGAGAATGAGATATCCAAGTCTTAGCctgaaaatttatttatttatttatttttgtgtattttatCTATCAATTGTAATTTgtgatatacaaaaaataatacaaaaattgccTTACTTGTTTGAACTATGTTTTTAAAACAGATTTGCGAGGTGTAAACCTCCACGTAAGGGGGCTTAAGTTccatagtttttaaaaaatatatattttaaaataaaatagagtttaGAAAcggataaaaatgaaaattatgcTAAAGGCTTTAAGATTGCAAGAACCAATTTCATTCCACGGCCACCTACAATGTCTCTTTACATTACATAAGATTAAGTAAAAAAGCAAACTAGCTAACCAAAAGGCATACCGTCCATTTTAGGGCTCCCAAAGTTAGGTTAAAGTCtttaattttcaataattttcatctttttatttgattgggAGTTTTTTGTAGCTTAAAAAATAACTGACATAAGAAAAACttacaataataaaattgaGAATAAGGGGTGCTTACCATTTGACATGCGAGTAGTCGAGCACCttgtttgaataaaaaattgttgatcATGCAAAGTATTCATAATTGTCGGATAATTTTGTGAAGTATCAACACTAAGTCACTAATAATGTTGATTTTGTCTCATTCCTTCAAACTAATAATTAAGATGATGATGTGATCAACAATTCCTCCAAACTAGTCTTAGTTAGATAATTACGTGACCAACTCCTCCTACCTTATCCTTTTATCTTCATGCTTTGTTCTGCAATGATTCCTAccacatatttattttatatatgttccTATATATATTGTCTCAAATCTCTACAACGCGAATTGTCAATTTcctaattttcaaattaaagattCGAAAACCATCGTAATtgctccaaaaaaaattatgactaaATTTAATACTTCCTCACATATAATTGAAAGAAttgtgaaaatttaaaatacgTACCCAAATTGAACACGAAATGTAATTTTTATACTAATataggagatttttttttatatctaagGATACACTTCACTCTCGTAGAAGCAATCGTTGTTGTAATTGGCCCACCCTCTAACAACTTGTCTAAAGATTAAAAGAGAAAGTGCAGAGTGCTCCAACTATAACcattgaaattgttttttttcatcAATCATAATGCCATTTTTCACAATAGGATTGGGCAGTATGCATGCGTTAAATGGAAGTACTCTCATggctttttcccttttttcagaaaaaaataataattttgggaaataatgATGCCCATACTTGTTACATCATCATGCATTCATGCTCTTCTATTATTACACCAGTAATAAAGATATGAGTAAAATGTAACAAATCTGAATTGCTTAAGATATTGATAAGAGAACTGAAATGCGATTTCAATTTTAGAATCATA
The Solanum stenotomum isolate F172 chromosome 12, ASM1918654v1, whole genome shotgun sequence DNA segment above includes these coding regions:
- the LOC125848216 gene encoding uncharacterized protein LOC125848216 gives rise to the protein MLSESITQTGKTSVCFDSNFRRLNSTLLSIKPVLDDIERLNKALEGRESEIDIFKKRLEEGEKLVRKSAKIKRYNVCKRWYYSKKLADLEKSTMKFFEVHGLMQSCRDRKKILVALKEEGEKLDEIYAILKDMKLNKTPRISTI